The following are from one region of the Syngnathus acus chromosome 10, fSynAcu1.2, whole genome shotgun sequence genome:
- the rbmx gene encoding RNA-binding motif protein, X chromosome isoform X2, translating to MAEADRPGKLFIGGLNTETTEKALEQYFGKYGRIVQVLLMKDRDTNKSRGFAFVTYDNPADAKDAAREMNGKSLDGKAIKVEQATKPNYDSGGRRGPPPMYPNSRGPPRGLRGSRGGGMRGPSRDYYDDDNEEPFYKGMSSRGPPPMKRGPPMRNGGPPPKRSAPSGTMNRPPMSRDRDPYGPPHRRDSMSRRDDYPSPRDDHYSKDGYSNRDYNSRDSRDYGPPPRDYSYRDYPSSRDDYGSMSRGYNDRDGYGGGRDSRSYMDRSSGGGGGGGGGGGSYRDSFDGYG from the exons ATGGCGGAAGCAGACCGACCTGGCAAGCTGTTTATTGGGGGCCTGAATACCGAGACTACCGAGAAGGCCTTGGAACAGTACTTCGGAAAATATGGCAGGATTGTTCAAG TTCTTCTGATGAAAGACCGTGACACAAACAAGTCAAGGGGTTTTGCGTTTGTGACGTACGATAATCCAGCCGACGCAAAAGATGCCGCACGTGAAATGAACGGAAAG TCTCTTGATGGTAAGGCCATCAAAGTGGAGCAGGCTACCAAGCCTAATTATGACTCGGGGGGCAGGCGAGGACCCCCACCCATGTACCCAAACAGTCGCGGCCCACCCAGGGGCCTTCGTGGATCCAGAGGAGGTGGGATGAGAGGCCCATCCAGAG ACTACtatgatgatgacaatgaaGAACCCTTCTATAAGGGGATGTCCTCGAGAGGCCCCCCTCCCATGAAAAGAGGACCCCCTATGCGTAATGGAGGCCCCCCGCCGAAGAGATCTGCCCCATCTGGTACAATGAACAGAC CCCCAATGTCAAGGGACAGGGACCCCTATGGCCCACCCCATCGCAGAGACTCGATGTCCAGAAGAGATGACTATCCATCACCCAGAGATGACCATTATTCAAAAGACGG ATACTCCAATCGAGATTATAATTCAAGAGATTCTCGGGACTATGGACCTCCTCCTAGAGATTATTCATACCGCGATTACCCCAGTTCCCGGGATGACTATGGCTCAATGTCAAGGGGTTACAA TGATCGTGACGGCTATGGTGGAGGGCGGGATTCCAGGAGCTACATGGACCGTTCGagtggtggtggcggcggcggcggcggcggcggaggctCGTACCGAGACTCGTTTGATGGTTACG GATGA
- the rbmx gene encoding RNA-binding motif protein, X chromosome isoform X1 gives MAEADRPGKLFIGGLNTETTEKALEQYFGKYGRIVQVLLMKDRDTNKSRGFAFVTYDNPADAKDAAREMNGKSLDGKAIKVEQATKPNYDSGGRRGPPPMYPNSRGPPRGLRGSRGGGMRGPSRDYYDDDNEEPFYKGMSSRGPPPMKRGPPMRNGGPPPKRSAPSGTMNRPPMSRDRDPYGPPHRRDSMSRRDDYPSPRDDHYSKDGYSNRDYNSRDSRDYGPPPRDYSYRDYPSSRDDYGSMSRGYNDRDGYGGGRDSRSYMDRSSGGGGGGGGGGGSYRDSFDGYGNSRSAPPSRGPPPSFGGGSGSGRYDDYGGSSRDGYGGRDSYSSRSEPYPSPRGERMGRQERGPPPGERGYPPRDSYGSSRGGSRGGRGGSRPDRGMVRNRY, from the exons ATGGCGGAAGCAGACCGACCTGGCAAGCTGTTTATTGGGGGCCTGAATACCGAGACTACCGAGAAGGCCTTGGAACAGTACTTCGGAAAATATGGCAGGATTGTTCAAG TTCTTCTGATGAAAGACCGTGACACAAACAAGTCAAGGGGTTTTGCGTTTGTGACGTACGATAATCCAGCCGACGCAAAAGATGCCGCACGTGAAATGAACGGAAAG TCTCTTGATGGTAAGGCCATCAAAGTGGAGCAGGCTACCAAGCCTAATTATGACTCGGGGGGCAGGCGAGGACCCCCACCCATGTACCCAAACAGTCGCGGCCCACCCAGGGGCCTTCGTGGATCCAGAGGAGGTGGGATGAGAGGCCCATCCAGAG ACTACtatgatgatgacaatgaaGAACCCTTCTATAAGGGGATGTCCTCGAGAGGCCCCCCTCCCATGAAAAGAGGACCCCCTATGCGTAATGGAGGCCCCCCGCCGAAGAGATCTGCCCCATCTGGTACAATGAACAGAC CCCCAATGTCAAGGGACAGGGACCCCTATGGCCCACCCCATCGCAGAGACTCGATGTCCAGAAGAGATGACTATCCATCACCCAGAGATGACCATTATTCAAAAGACGG ATACTCCAATCGAGATTATAATTCAAGAGATTCTCGGGACTATGGACCTCCTCCTAGAGATTATTCATACCGCGATTACCCCAGTTCCCGGGATGACTATGGCTCAATGTCAAGGGGTTACAA TGATCGTGACGGCTATGGTGGAGGGCGGGATTCCAGGAGCTACATGGACCGTTCGagtggtggtggcggcggcggcggcggcggcggaggctCGTACCGAGACTCGTTTGATGGTTACG GTAACTCTCGCAGCGCCCCCCCTTCACGGGGCCCCCCACCGTCCTTCGGTGGGGGCAGCGGAAGCGGTCGTTACGATGACTATGGCGGCAGCTCCCGGGATGGCTATGGCGGGCGTGACAGTTACAGCAGTCGGAGTGAGCCCTACCCATCTCCCCGTGGCGAGCGCATGGGTAGGCAGGAGAGGGGCCCTCCCCCTGGCGAGAGAGGATACCCTCCTCGCGATTCGTACGGCTCAAGCCGTGGAGGGTCACGCGGGGGCCGTGGAGGCAGTCGACCCGACAGAGGCATGGTTCGCAACAGATACTAG